One genomic segment of Pongo pygmaeus isolate AG05252 chromosome 19, NHGRI_mPonPyg2-v2.0_pri, whole genome shotgun sequence includes these proteins:
- the LOC129017640 gene encoding myosin light polypeptide 6-like, whose amino-acid sequence MMCDFTEDQTAELKEAFQLFDQIGDGKIWYNQCGDVMRALGQNPTNTEVVKVLGNPKSNEMNVKLLDFEHFLPMLQTVAKNKDQGTYEDYVEGLQVFDKEGNGTVMGVEFWHVLVTLGEKITEEEVEVLVAGNEGSNGCIDCEAFVRHILSG is encoded by the coding sequence ATGATGTGTGACTTCACCGAGGACCAGACTGCAGAGCTCAAGGAGGCTTTCCAGCTGTTTGACCAAATAGGTGATGGCAAGATCTGGTACAACCAATGTGGGGATGTGATGAGGGCCCTGGGTCAGAACCCCACTAACACTGAGGTGGTCAAGGTTCTGGGGAACCCCAAGAGTAATGAGATGAATGTGAAGTTGCTGGACTTTGAGCACTTTCTGCCCATGCTGCAGACAGTGGCCAAGAACAAGGACCAGGGCACCTATGAAGATTATGTAGAAGGACTTCAGGTGTTTGACAAGGAAGGAAATGGCACCGTCATGGGTGTTGAATTCTGGCATGTTCTTGTCACACTGGGTGAGAAGATAACAGAGGAAGAAGTAGAGGTGCTGGTGGCAGGGAACGAGGGCAGCAATGGTTGTATCGACTGTGAAGCATTTGTGAGGCATATCCTGTCGGGGTGA